Genomic window (Paenibacillus sp. PK3_47):
GGAAACCAGCGATCTGCACGGATTTATACTGCCGGAAAGTTATGCAACACGGAAAGAGGTCCCGTACGGGCTTGCCCGCATTGCGAGCATCGTACAGGACATACGGCGGAATCATTCCAATACGCTTTTGATCGATAATGGAGACTGTCTGCAAGGTACTCCGCTGACGTACTACCATGCAAAGGTGAACAGCGGTCTGCCGAATCCGGTGATCGGATGCTTGAACGGGCTGCGTTATGATGCGGCTGTTCTGGGCAATCACGAGTTCAATTACGGACTGCCGTATCTCCGGAATGCCGTGGAGGCTTCGGACTTTCCGTGGCTCTCGGCCAACATTGTGGATGCCTCCACCGGCCGGCCCCTGTTCGGTAAACCGTATATCATCAGGGAAATGGAGAGTGGGGTACGGGTCGGGGTTCTGGGCCTTACAACTTCCTACATCCCTGTCTGGGAACAGCCGGAGCATATTGCGGGGCTGCGTTTTGAAGATCCGGTCCAAACGGCGCAGCACTGGATTCCTGTAATGAAAGCTGAGGGTCAGGCGGATGTTATCGTCGTGTCCTATCACGGGGGCTTCGAACGCGATCCCGGAACCGGAACGCCAACGGAGCCTTTAACGGGTGAGAATGTTGGCTATGCGCTCTGCGAGCAGGTGGAAGGAATCGACGTTCTGCTTACAGGACATCAGCACCGTGCCATAGAAGGCTGTAATATAAACGGTGTATGTGTGGTCCAGCCTGGAAATGAAGGCAGGTATCTAGGCAAAATAACACTGCAGCTGGAGAAGAAGCCGGAAGGCTGGAGTATAACCGGACGTACGTCAACGTTAATTGCAGCTGCGGAATTTGAGCCGGACGGGGACATCACGCAGCTTGTAAGCGGCATTGAGGGACTGACACAGAACTGGCTGGACCAGCCGTTTGGTTATCTGGATGGCGATATGACGGTCCATTCCCATGCTGGCGCCCGGCTTCACGAGCATCCGCTCATTGAATTTATCCACCGGGTACAAATGGACGCCTCCGGAGCAGACATATCGGCTGCAGCCTTGTTTGATAACATTGCTCCCGGATTCGGTGAAGTCATCACCATGCGCGAGATCGTGTCCAATTATATCTATCCCAATA
Coding sequences:
- a CDS encoding bifunctional metallophosphatase/5'-nucleotidase, with the translated sequence MSLEQCEVVLLETSDLHGFILPESYATRKEVPYGLARIASIVQDIRRNHSNTLLIDNGDCLQGTPLTYYHAKVNSGLPNPVIGCLNGLRYDAAVLGNHEFNYGLPYLRNAVEASDFPWLSANIVDASTGRPLFGKPYIIREMESGVRVGVLGLTTSYIPVWEQPEHIAGLRFEDPVQTAQHWIPVMKAEGQADVIVVSYHGGFERDPGTGTPTEPLTGENVGYALCEQVEGIDVLLTGHQHRAIEGCNINGVCVVQPGNEGRYLGKITLQLEKKPEGWSITGRTSTLIAAAEFEPDGDITQLVSGIEGLTQNWLDQPFGYLDGDMTVHSHAGARLHEHPLIEFIHRVQMDASGADISAAALFDNIAPGFGEVITMREIVSNYIYPNTLKVLRISGRDIKAALEKSAEYFEIDAEGRIVVSPPFLLPKPQHFNYDMWEGIDYILDISQPIGQRVTRLERNGQTLSEEAEYDVVMNNYRAAGGGNFTMFQGKPVVKDIPMDMVELIADFIRGRGRITASVNNNWSVVGGAAEELKPVRNDR